AATCCTTATCTTTTAAATCAATTGCAGCCAACGACAGTCTTCTTCTCCGCATATATTCTGATAAACTTATGCCTGCTAAAAATGAAAACATCCGCTTAAAATGATACTCTGAACAGTAAGCAATTTTAGATACTTCACTATAGTCAATTTCCTCTGTTAAGTGCTCATCAATATATGTCAATGCATTATTCATACTTCTTAAAGAATCCATTGAACAACCTCCTTTCATCATCAACATTATCAAAGGGTGCGTTTTTCTATCCGACAATCTGTGCACAATATAGTCGATTCTGTTTTAAAGACAGTACCAGGTATGCAAACAATTTTGAATTGTGTCTGTATCTGGTACTACTAATTATATTATAAAGCATCCCTGTCACTCATACAGTTCAAAATATTCCGAATTTAATGAGTGACAGGGAGGATTGACTAGTTTTAACTCTTAAGTCTCATCCTATAGCTCTTCTGTCTTATAAACATAATACCCTTCATAATGGTAACTTGCGTCGATTCCATTCAAATAAACATCTCGATCATTGATTTTATTTGTTAAAGCTGCTTTCAAAAGAACTTTAATTTCAACATCTTTTATTGGACTTCTTTCCATTGCTAAAAGATAATCTTCTTTATTAATTCTACTCCAATCAACAACTTGTTTTAATTTCTTTTTCAATATATTGTCAAGCCATATTCTCATACTTCTTCCATTGCTTTCTCTAAAAGGATGAGCGATATTCATCTCAACATATTTTTCAATAATTTCATCAAAAGTGGATTGAGGCATTTTTTCAATATTTTGAAGGGCAACTTATAGATATATCACAGGTGCAAAACGAAAATTGCCTTTTATAATATTTACATCACGGACTTTTCCAGCGAATTCATAAATTTCTCCGAATAGATAATCATGAATTTTCGATAAGGCTTTATAAGTTCCAACTTCCAAAGAATTTAAAAAGCCAGTTTCAAACATTTCCAAAGCTTTTTTCTTACTAATTTTTCCCTCCACACGTGCTAGTTCCGCAGCATTTATAATACCTAATTTATTTTCAAGCACCATTACTTTACCCTCCTCTTAACATAATTTTCATTTTATAAGACAAAGTTCATGAATATACGACAAAACAATCATAATATCTCTTTTATAACGTAATGATACAGATTAACGTATTAATTTAAAAGAGCAGCCGTTAAATTGAAGTCAATATCTGTTCTATCCACTCCCTAATTGATTATTGCTACTGTCTACTCAACCTGGTTATTTTTCCGACACTCTTGATCTGTTCTCACAAACAAAGAAACACCCATTTCGCCGAGTTGACAAAATAGATGTTTCTTCTTAAAACATTGCTATATCAATATTTATTACCTAGACATCAATACCACGCACTCCACATGGGACGAGTTGATGGCATTGATGTCATATTACTTTGCCCGTCTGTGGAAACATATCAGCAGCATTTTTGGAACTATCGGTAGACGGGAACATATCCAGCGGTTTTTGACCATTTTAAGAAATTTCGGTATGAGAGAACCTATCAATGGAATTCTCAACACCAGCCTTTTAGAGATTAAGGGAAGACTCTATAGACTTCTTCATATTATTAACGAGTTCAGTCACCTCAGAATCCATTCCTTTCCACTTATCAATATACCCTCCTAGATAAGCCTTTCTTGCTTTGTCAAGTAAAATGGCATGCTCATAAGGTAATTGAGGTATTGCCCATTCAGCTGCCAGATCTTTTGATCTGATTTCACCAGTAGATGCTGTCACCCACATTCTGGCTAAAGTTAAAATCACATTGCGTTCGTCACCTTTAATGCTAGTTATCAACCCGGGCAACGATTCTTTAATTGCTTTTCGAATATCTGTCATCGGCACAGGCTCAATTACTTCTGTTGCCTTTGGTCCCAAAAGGTTAATACTATTTTTTCTTAGTTGTGCTAAAAGTATTGCTAAATCCGGATCATAAGTCGGCTCAGGAATATCTCCCTTTTCAAACTGCTCTCTTAGCCACTCGCCGTACATAAATTCATATCTGGGAGGAAAATGCCAAGGAATAATATCTTTTTGATTAATGACTGTAACTTCAAGAGGTCTCATATCTTTTGTGTTTCCTATTTTCCCAGATATAAGCATTAGTCTGTCTGTAAGATCTCTTCGAGTTCTTTCAGATAAACTACGATTTATTACAACCAAAATATCTACATCGCTATTAATGCGTAATCCTCCCATAACAGCAGAACCGTACAAATATATACCCACTAATATACTATCGAGTAGCTCCTCTATAATTTTCGATGCTTGAATTGCTTCTTTCGGTATTTCTTTGTTATTCATATTCTCGACTGCGAGCTCCTTTCGCGCAAACTTTCTGGGCATCCCGACACATATCTCGAGACCTTTATGGATGTAATTGGGGATGATTCCTTGGACTTATCCCGTACATTTAAATTAAAACTGGTTTATTTTAGAAGATTTTACTGCTTTCAAAAAATCCTCAGGTGCTTCTGCAAATTGCAGCTTTTCAAAATCTTTTTGCGGCATATGTTCTTTTAGAATGGTTAAACATTCCTCCAAATCATTTTTTCTATATCCGATTATTGGGTCTGTTAAAAAAGCAAATCCAAAATCAGAATACAATTTTATTGCACGAAAGCTGGATGGTTGTGTATGAAGAAATACCGGATAGTCATTCTCTTTAATACTTCTCATAACAATGGAAAGTAAAGCTCTACCAATGCCTGATCCTTCATAGTTTTTCCGGACTTTAAACCAATGTATTGTAGAAATTTTTTCATATGCCTTCCACGCAAAGCACGTCCCTATAGGAGTATCATTTTTATCACAAACAAATAAACACTTCTGAAAAAATAAATCTTCTTTACTTCCGTAAACATCATTAAAGTATTCCGTCATAAACCCATTATATTCTTTGGCAGATTTCACATCGTCAAACGGCATCTCTTTCCATATATCCAGTTCATCTCTTCTACATGTTCTAACATGATACTCATCTGACAACTCAGAAATGGCATTGGAATTTAATGCTTTGCACATCATAAAAAGATTTTTTTCAGGAATCCCATTTTCTAAATTCAAACTAGCTCGTTCCATGATTTTCTGTATTATGGGCGTTTTGGCGTCCGCATAGTGTTGAACATGCCTCCATTTATTCTTTGCCAAGTTTCGCTTAACTTGTGCATATTTGTCTCGATCAGCATCATTAGTCCGCAACCAATCTCGAAAACGTAACATTCTATCAATCTCTGATGTGCCCGAACTGAACACATGCAGATTGATGTCGGTATCGGGTCCTTTGAACAGGCGGTGTTCGAACCACTCGGGTTCCCGAATCCGCAATATATAGCCAGCTGATTCCAATGCCGGAACATAGGATAGCTCGTCGGCAGAGTCCTTCACAACCAGCAGCATATCAATTATTGGTTTGGCACAAAGCCCCGGTACCGAGGTCGAGCCTACATGTTCAATCTGCAAGGCTTTGTTGCCGAGTACTGAACGAATCCGGTTCGCTTCCTGTTCAAACAAATCAGACCAACTCGGATCGTATTCGACAAGAGTAATCGGTGCATTGTGCGGCTTAAGTTCAGCAACCATGTTTTTTTGCAGCTCTTCATCACTCCTTGGTGTGGAGTTATTTTCAGATAGCATCATATCGCACTCCTTTGCTGTTTATGTTGCGGGTGTTTCAATTTTATCTTTTCTCTTTTTTGTTGGCCGATACAATCAGCATCATGGGACGGCGCATTTCATCCTGCATCCCCGGAATATCCATCATGTTTTCCGGCGGCTGCGGCTCCACAATCTGATTTATTATAAAACCATTTGAAAGCAGTGTATTTAGATATGTGGTCAGTGTTCTATGATATTTTGTAACCTTTTCTCCCAAAAACACAGCTGTCCGTTTGCCCTCATAATAATAATTATCCACCGGAAAATGCAGTATTTCTCCTTTTTCGTTATAATGCCAGTCTTGTGTTCCATAGGCAGTAAAAACAGGATGTTCAACCGTAAAAACTAGCTTACCACCAGACTTCAGTATTCTATATATCTTTTTTACTAAAATCTCATAATCTGCTACATAGTGAAACGCAAGTGAACTTAATATTACATCAAAACTCTCCTCTGGGAATTCCACATCTTCTATAGCACAGCATTTATATTCAACCTGTGGAAAATGTGTTTTTTCTTTGGCTACCTCGAGCATTTTATGAGAAATATCAACACCTACAACAGAAGACGCTCCGTGTTCCATCGCATAAATACAGTGCCATCCATAGCCGCATCCTAAATCAAGCACACGCTTATCTTTAAAATCCGGCAATAGCTTTTTCAACGTTTCCCATTCACCTGCACCGGCTAAACCCTGCTGCGAGCGGCTCATTTGACTATATTTTTTAAAAAATATGGTCTTATCATATTTATTTTCTTTCATCTGAATTTCCTTTCGTTAAAAAGAATGTTGTCATTTTATTATTTTATGCGCTTCAACAAACAATATGTCAGGTATATCATTGCATTTGCAAAGCAGTCTGTTTTTAATAAAAATTGGGACTACTTTTGAGTAGCCAACAACACACTATTCATCTAAATTCAATGCCAATTACTTTGGTAAGTCTTTAATTTTTTGGTGCATCAATAAAAGTTGTCCCAAGCTGGCATTTAAGTGTCCTATTTTGTGCTGTGTGTGTTTAATTTTATCTGCTAGCAATTTTTCTATATTTTGACGGTCCTGGACTGACATTGTCTCAATCGCTTCGATTGTTTCTAATCGTTCATCAAGCTCAACTAGTTGCTGTATCTCTTTTAATGAGTAATCTAGGTGCTTGAGTTTTTGAATATGGGACAGTCGTTCAATATCCTTTTCATTATAACGTCGTGCATACTCATCACGGCTAGGGCTGACTAAGCCCAGTTTTTCATAATATCGGATTGTATCTTTTGACAGACCTGTTCTGATTACCACGTCATTCATTCTCAATTTGAACAACCTCTCTTGACATGGAGTTCACTCCATCTTTTAGAATAAGTATAACAAATAATTTTAGGAGTGAGTAAATGTTAATATTAAGAATTGTTACCTTTCTATACGGACTATTGACGATCATAGCAATTGGTGAAGAGGCAAAGTCCAATGGAATCCAATGGGTGCATGGCCTCTATCCGGTTTTTTCCTTATGTTTGATGTATATCGCTATCAAAGTTGAACCGAGCATTGTACTTTATATCGGTCTTCTTGGTTTATTCATCGCAGCTATCACTAGTGGTTTGATAACTAATACGTTTCAATGGAAACATATTATCGCGCGTTTGGTTATTTCACTCATTTTATTGTGGTCGTGGAACAATTTAAGTTAAACAAAAAAGCAGCTCCAAGGCTGCTCTAATTTTATTCCTATAATCTTTTATCTATTTCGTCTTATCAAAACTGATGACGGTTTTCCCCTGCGAGTGACCATGAGCAACCTTGTCTAGTGCTTCATTGATTTGTTCAAAAGAGTAAACGGAATCAATCGAAGATTTTACTTGAAGTTTTGTAAATAAATCTGAAATCTCTTGCAGTTGTCGACCATTTGCTTCAACAAAAACGAAATCATAGGTCACTCCATATTTATTAGCCAATTGATCAAATTTACGCCCGACAAGTCCAAATAACAACTGTTTCCATTTTGGAAGATTCATTCGTTTGGCAAAAGCACCATTTGGCATACCACGAAGAGAGACTAGCCGCCCATCCTTTTTAAGAATGCCCATTTGTTTCTCGGTCTCGATTCCCCCAAGTGTGTCAAGAACGTAATCAATTTGACTCAATATTTGCGTGTAGTTTTCAGTTTTGTAATCAATAAATTGATCGGCACCAAGCTTTATCACACGTTTTTTATTTGAGACGTTACCATTCGTAATGACTGTCAGTCCCTTGGCTTTTGCTATAGGAATGGCCATCGCTCCAACGCCGCCCGTACCACCTGAAATGAAAAGAGTTTTACCACTTTCAGCTTCCATCAGCTCCAATGCCTGGATAATCGTCAACGCAGTTAACGGAACGAAAAAGATGTTGACCAGTTCCCACCTACTACCTATTAATTATTGGATATCATTCCCAATTTCAATCGTTTCCAAACCCATTATACAAAAAATCAGCCTCTTGAATATGGTAAACACATTCAAAAAGCTGATATAACAACATATTACCCTTTTACCTTTTGCATCAATAATATCGTCTCAACATGCGTTGTATGCGGGAATTGGTCAACGGGTTGCACAGTAATGAGTTCGTAACCGAAGTCGCGTAACCACGTTAAGTCGTCCGCTAAACTCTTTGGACTACATGAAATATACACTACTTTGTCTGTTCCGAAACGGCCAATACTACGCATGACTTTTCCGCCTGCTCCACTTCTTGGTGGGTCCAGAACGAGTAAATCAGGGTGTCCCCAAGCCTCTTTCAGGTCGATTAAACCTTGACGTGCATCGCGGGTCATAAAGAATGTATTAGCTAGTCCGTTATCTTCCGCATTTCGTCTTGCAGAAATGATGGAATTCTCGACAATTTCGATTCCCGCTAAGTCTTTGCTATTTTTTGCTAATGGTAAACTGAATGTACCGACGCCACAGAAAAGATCCAGAACGCGCATGTCTTCGTTTACATCCGCCATTTCCAAAGCAAGTTCGACAAGTTTCTCGGCTTGGATCGGATTCGCCTGGAAGAATGTATCTGGCCAGATACGGTATTTGAAGCCGTTTAGTTCATCATTAATGTAATCACGTCCGTGCAAAATAAACGTCTCGTCTGCTTGGATTCTCTCCGCTGAAGAGGCATGTTCAACCCACTGCAGACTGACTAGGTTCTTAAATTGCGTGGTCAATCGTGTCACTAAATCGTCAGCCGCTGCTTGATATTTTCCTGGTCCTTCTGTCACGTAAAGGATAATCATCAGTTCATCGGTCGCAAAGGAGTAACGCATTAATAAGTTACGCAATAGCCCTTCTTGGGTTGTCTTTTCATAACCTGGTAAATCGTAATCTTTTTGCCATTTACTGATAGTGTGCTTCACGTCTACCATAATTTGCGGGGCTAAAATAGAATCTTCCAAATCGATAACACGGCGGAAGTTCCCTTGCTGATGCATACCAAGCTCACCATTAGGTCCAAAGGTTAATTCCATTTTGTTACGGTAACGATTCGGTTCGTCCATTCCGATAATCGGTTTTACGACTGATATGTCAAAATCTTTCTCTTGTAAATAGGTTTTGACCATGTCCATTTTATATTCTAGCTGTGCAGCGTATTTCATGTACTGAAGTGGAGTCCCACCAGAGACAGCTTCGTGGGTTGGAATGTCTAAATTCCGAGTCGGTCCTGGTTGCAGTAATTCGTCATACTCCACAACTGCTTTACGACGCCCTTTCGCATTGGGAATCGTTACACGTACAACATCTCCCGGAACAACATTCGTAACATTAATTGTTAAACCTCTTCCGTTCGACCCTCTTTCGGGTGGATGGATATGTTTAACATAACCGTATCCTTCGGGGGTAATCCTTTTAATTGTGACATCCAAAACTTCTGTTGGATATGTTTTCTTTTTCATATACTCACCTCAAAAATTTTCTCGATTCAACGCTTGTATCTTTTCTATTATACTCGAGTAAGTGAGATTAAACACTACCATTTAGTGGGTTATGGGATTGAGAAACGCTGACTCAAATCTATTTTCTCGTTTGAGTCGGCGTTTTGGACGGATAACGCTGACTCAAATCTATTTTCTCGTTTGAGCCGGCGTTTTGGCTCGATAACGCTGACTCAAACCCAGTTTCCCGTTTGAGTCGGCGTTTTGGCTCGATAACGCTGACTCAAACCCAGTTTCTCGTTTGAGCCGGCGTTTTGACTCGATAACGCTGACTCAAACATCTTTTCCCATTTGAGTTAGCACCCCTTGCCACATGAAAAAACACACCAACCATTTTCAGAATGGCGGTGTGTTCGTAATCAATTATTTATTAACATTTTCCAATGCAACGACACACTCTACGTGCAGTGTTTGCGGGAATAGGTCAACAGGTGTTACTTCAGTTGCTTTGAAGCCTTTTTCATCAAATAATGCCAAGTCGCGCGCCAATGTAGATGGGTTGCAGCTCACATAAACGATACGGTCTGGATTCATTTCAACAGCTGCATCGATGAATGATAGCTCCAAACCTTTACGTGGTGGGTCGACTAAAATGACATCTGCTTTAACGCCTTTTTCTGCCCATTGTGGTAGCAATTCTTCGGCTGCTCCAACTTCAAATGTTACGTTAGAAATATTATTTTCTTCTGCGTTGCGTTTTGCCATTTCGATTGCATCTGGAACGATTTCCATTGCAAATACGTGCTCAGCTTTATCAGCAAGTGCAAGCGAGATTGTTCCGATTCCACAGTAAGCATCCACAACTGTTTCTTTCCCAGTTAGTTTTGCTGCTTCTAGTGCTAGAGAGTACAATTCTTCGGTTTGTTTTGGGTTAATTTGGTAGAACGATTTTGAGCTGATCGCAAATGTATGACCCAACAATGTATCGTGGTACGCATCTTCGCCATATAAAACAATGTTCTCTTCGCCCAAAATAACATTTGTACGTCTTGGGTTGACGTTTTGAACAATGCTGACAACTTCTGGCAATGCTTCACGAATATCTGGAATAATTTTGCTCAATGGGAATAGTTTCGCCGTACGCGTTACTAAAACAATCATCATTTCGCCTGTGTAGTAACCGCGACGTACCATAATGTGACGGATATTCCCGATATTTTTACGTTCGTCATAAGGTTTGATACCGTACTCTTGTAAAATATCACGCACTTTAAGAATCGCTTCGTCGATTTTTGGATCTTGAATATGGAAATTTTCCATTGGGATTAATTCGTGTGTGCCTTTACGGAAGAAGCCTGTTACCAATTTACCATCTTTACCACGTACAGGAATTTGTGCTTTGTTACGGTAACCCCATGGATTACTCATACCAATTGTCTCGTGAACTTTGATGTTTGGTAATTTAGCGATACGTTTCAAGTCTTGAACAACCATATTTTGTTTGAACGCAAGTTGTGCGCTATAACGCATATGTTGTAAAGGCATTGTTCCAACGCGTGTTCCCAATACATCTGTTGTTGGGATGCGGTCTTCTGAGGTTGTCAAACGCTCTACGATACGTGCGAAACCATATGATTTACCAAGTTTTGTTACTTTGATTGTTGCTGTTTCGCCTGGTAGACCGTCTACAACGAACAATGGGTAACCATCAACTTTTGCGACACCTAATCCTTCCGACGTTAAATCTTCAAATGCAGCTGTTAAGATTTCGTTCTTAGCAACAGGTAATCCTTCATAATTGTTTTTCATTTATATACTCCTTCAAAAATGTCCATTTAGATACAAGTTTATTATAGCAGACAAAACGTGAAATAAAATGAATAAGATTCTCAGAATCCTGTCAGATAATTGGCATGATTTACTACTAGTCTCTTATAGCCCAGAAAAGAGGCTGGCGACAACGACGTCCCAGCCTCTTCTAAACCACTATTCATCTTCAACACCTGTATCATCAGGCGCGCCGTCAAGGAAGTTTGATTCACTTACGTAAATACGCACCAATGCACGTGTTTGCATAACGCGCATGCGACGTTCTCTTGCTTCTTCAAGTTGCGCTTCTGCTTCCAGGCGATCCGCTTCTGCACGTTCCGCATCGATTTCATCTGGACTTTGAGCGATGGTACTGAAAATATTGACAGCATCGTCCGCAACTTCGGCTACACCGCCAAAAACAGCTAATATTTTTTCAACGCCGTCATTAACGATTTTCAAAACCCCATCACCCAGAACAGTCGAAAGGGGCGCATGTCTGGGTAAAATACCAAGCGTGCCATCAATTGCGCGCATCACGACTTTATCTGCTTCCTCAACAAACTTCACACCTCGGGGAGTGGTAATTGTTACGGTTAATTTTTTCGCATTATTTGCCATGTTACTCACCCTGCTGGTTCTTGTACTTTTCCACGACTTCGTCAATTGTTCCGACGTTCAAGAAGTAACCTTCTGGAATATCATCATGAACCCCTTCGATAATTTCACGGAATCCACGTAACGTTTCTTCAATCGTCACATAGCGGCCCGGTACAGTCGTGTACTTCTCAGCAACATAGAATGGTTGTGATAAGAAACGTTGTACTTTTCTGGCACGGCTGACGATTTGTTTATCTTCATCCGACAGTTGGTCCATACCTAAAATTGCAACGATATCTTGCAAATCTTTGTAGTGTTGCAAAATACGTTGCACACCTTGGGCAACTTGGTAGTGCTCTGCACCCACGATATCCGCTTCCAAAATACGCGAAGAAGATGCCAATGGATCAATCGCCGGATAGATTCCTTGCTCAACAATCGAGCGCGAAAGCACGGTAACAGCATCCAAATGGGCAAACGTTGTTGCAGTTGCTGGATCGGTAAAGTCATCTGCCGGCACATAAATTGCTTGAACCGACGTGATGGATCCAGACTTCGTTGACGTAATTCGTTCTTGTAAGGAACCGATTTCGTTCGCTAGAGTCGGTTGGTACCCAACTGCACTTGGCGTCCGTCCGAGTAGTGCTGAAACTTCAGAACCAGCTTGGACAAAACGGAAAATATTGTCGATAAACAACAAAACGTCCTGTTGCTTTTCGTCACGGAAATATTCTGACATACTTAATCCGGTTAAACCGACACGCATCCGGACGCCTGGTGGTTCGTTCATTTGACCGAACACAAGCGCTGTGTTTTCAATAACACCAGAATTTTTCATATCGTAATACAAGTCATTTCCTTCACGTGTCCGCTCGCCTACCCCAACAAATACTGAGTAACCGCCGTGTTCTTGGGCAATACTGTTAATCAATTCCATGATTAAAACAGTTTTCCCTACACCTGCTCCACCAAACAAACCAATCTTACCACCTTTAGAGAACGGACAAAGCAAGTCAATCGCCTTAATTCCCGTTTCCAAAACTTCCGGTTGTGATTGTTGATCAATCAAGCGTGGTGCCTCTCTATGAATCGGCCAATATTCTTTCGCTTCAATCGGTGGTTGATTATCGATTGGTTCGCCCAGAACGTTTACCATTCGGCCTAATACTTCTTCACCCACAGGGACTTTAATCGGCCCACCGGTATCGAATGCTTCCATTCCGCGGATTAATCCGTCTGTTGGGTGCATAGCAATACAACGAACGCTGTTATCGCCCAAATGTTGCATAACCTCGACTACAATGGTTCCATCCTCGAAAGGAATGTTAATCGCATTATAGAGACGCGGTACTTCTTCTTCGAAACGGATATCTAGAACCGCTCCGATTACTTTTGTGATCGTTCCTTTGTTTTTATCTGTCATATCGTTCACCTATTATCAAAAGTTTGACCCTCCTATTATTTCGCTCAATTCTTGCGTGATGTCTGCTTGACGTTGACGGTTGTATTGCAGATTCAAATCATCAATAATTTCCTCTGCATTTTTGCCCGCTGCATCCATGTTGACCATCCGTGCAGCCTGCTCGCTTGTATGCGATTCTGAGTATGCCCGGAACAAGTTCATGTGCAAATACAAGGGGATAATGTGATCAATGAAGGTGTCGATTCCCTGTTCATAAATACGGTCCGAATCTTCTGTCGTTCCTTCACCAGGAACATCGATTGGCAAGAGTTGCTCGACCATAGGATGATGGGTCATAACGTTCTCAAAGTCTGTATACGCGATGAAGATTTCATCAACTTCCTCTGATAAGTATAAATCCGTCATCCATTTCGCCAAACTCAGCGTTCCGTAATATACCTGCGAATCAGATACATCGGTTATTCTTCGAATGATATTTTTCTTTCTTTTCCTAAAAAACGAATCACCAATTGAGCCAACAACGAGTATTTTTTCGTTTTTACCTTCATTCATATGTTTCAATGCTTTGGTTAAGATGTTGGCATTGTAACTACCCGCAAAGCCGCGGTCACTTGTTAAAACGACATATAACGAGTTTTTTACTTCTCGTCCTTCGTAAAAGATGTGATTGGCAGCCTTTTTCAAGCTGCCCACTTCTTCCACTTGGCGTTTTAGTCCGTCGTAGATGGGACGGACTCCCTCTAATTGTGTCCTTGCTTGATTCAGTTTGGTGGAGGCAATCATATCCATCGCTCGAATAATTTGTTCAGTCGAGCCGACGTTCGCGATTCTTTCTTTAATCTCTCTAATCGACGCCATTTATGATTCCTCCTAACTGTAATTGTATTGGTCTTTGACCGTGCTGATAATGCTGTCGATTTCTTTTGCAAGTTCATCAGTCACATTACCTGTCTTTTTAATTTCAGCCTTGATTTCTGGGTGACGTGATGTAACGTACTTCAAGAAATCATTCTGGAATTGGCGGACACGGTTAACTTCAACATCTGCAAAATGACGATTACTCAAAGCATAGAATACTAATACTTGGTTCTCGATGGACATCGGGCGGTACTGAACCTGTTTCAATACTTCCATAATCCGCTTTCCATGCTCTAGACGGTCCAGTGTGTCTTGATCCAAGTCACTACCGAACTGGGAGAAAACGGATAATTCTTTATACTGCGCAAATTCA
This genomic interval from Jeotgalibaca porci contains the following:
- the atpG gene encoding ATP synthase F1 subunit gamma, whose product is MASIREIKERIANVGSTEQIIRAMDMIASTKLNQARTQLEGVRPIYDGLKRQVEEVGSLKKAANHIFYEGREVKNSLYVVLTSDRGFAGSYNANILTKALKHMNEGKNEKILVVGSIGDSFFRKRKKNIIRRITDVSDSQVYYGTLSLAKWMTDLYLSEEVDEIFIAYTDFENVMTHHPMVEQLLPIDVPGEGTTEDSDRIYEQGIDTFIDHIIPLYLHMNLFRAYSESHTSEQAARMVNMDAAGKNAEEIIDDLNLQYNRQRQADITQELSEIIGGSNF